From Halotia branconii CENA392, the proteins below share one genomic window:
- a CDS encoding MBL fold metallo-hydrolase: protein MYLTWLDSNSWLLEIGNQRILIDPWLVGSLTFSNLDWLFKGSKSQERPIPENIDLILLSQGLEDHAHPPTLKQLDHQIQVVASPNAAKVVQELDYTSVTSLAHGESFTLNNQVEITAFPGSPIGPTLVENGYLLKELASGLTLYYEPHGYHSPQVKQVAPVDVIITPIVDLALPLLGPIIKGTNSALEVAKSLQPQVMLPTAAGGDVTFEGLLMKLLQAAGSAEEFRALLEKNNLKTQVIDPTPGDRFELCLEEHKTLPISG, encoded by the coding sequence ATGTACTTAACTTGGTTAGACAGCAATAGTTGGCTACTTGAAATCGGTAATCAACGAATACTGATTGATCCTTGGCTGGTTGGTTCGTTAACTTTCAGTAACTTGGATTGGTTGTTTAAAGGCTCTAAATCTCAAGAACGCCCCATACCAGAAAATATTGATTTAATTCTGCTGTCTCAGGGTTTAGAAGACCATGCTCACCCACCAACGCTAAAGCAGCTTGACCATCAAATTCAGGTTGTGGCTTCTCCTAATGCTGCAAAAGTAGTACAAGAATTGGATTATACTTCTGTGACATCTTTGGCTCATGGGGAAAGTTTCACATTGAATAATCAAGTAGAGATTACAGCTTTTCCTGGCTCTCCCATTGGCCCTACTCTGGTAGAAAATGGTTATCTCCTCAAAGAGCTAGCAAGTGGTTTAACGCTTTATTACGAGCCTCACGGCTATCATTCTCCGCAAGTTAAACAAGTTGCACCAGTGGATGTAATTATTACACCAATTGTTGACTTGGCACTACCTTTACTGGGGCCGATTATTAAAGGAACAAACAGTGCATTGGAAGTGGCAAAATCTCTACAACCACAAGTAATGCTCCCCACAGCAGCCGGAGGAGATGTGACGTTTGAAGGTTTGCTGATGAAATTATTGCAAGCTGCCGGGAGTGCAGAAGAATTTCGGGCGCTACTAGAAAAGAACAATTTGAAAACGCAGGTAATTGATCCTACTCCAGGCGATCGCTTTGAATTATGCTTAGAAGAGCATAAAACTCTACCTATAAGTGGGTAA
- a CDS encoding class I SAM-dependent methyltransferase, whose protein sequence is MLSFPVPAFFSSYWNNSFHLKHHLQTFLNLDPDLLQANILAGQQKMSDLGQNNFQWETVTEFYNNQVGNNYLFDLASFHLGSQDYIQDTLCLIADQADGKVLDFGGGLGTHAIAAAFCPKVTQVIYCDINPIHCEFVKYRAKKLGLEDKIICSLQFPTTENFDTILCFDVLEHLPDPIQQLLDFYHVLSSNGKLIVNWYFSQGLNNEFPFHIEDPQVVEKFFRTIQRYYLEVFHPYLITARCYRKLLEPTV, encoded by the coding sequence ATGTTATCTTTTCCCGTTCCTGCTTTTTTTAGCTCCTACTGGAATAATAGCTTTCACCTCAAGCATCATTTACAAACATTTTTGAATTTAGATCCAGACCTTTTGCAAGCTAATATTCTGGCAGGCCAACAAAAGATGTCTGATTTAGGTCAAAATAATTTTCAGTGGGAAACAGTAACTGAATTTTATAACAACCAAGTAGGTAATAATTATTTATTTGATTTAGCATCCTTTCATTTGGGAAGCCAAGACTATATTCAAGATACCTTATGCTTAATTGCAGACCAAGCTGATGGCAAAGTACTAGATTTTGGTGGAGGTCTTGGTACTCATGCGATCGCAGCTGCTTTTTGCCCTAAAGTAACACAAGTAATCTACTGTGATATTAATCCTATTCATTGTGAATTTGTCAAATATCGGGCAAAAAAACTAGGTTTGGAGGATAAAATTATTTGTTCTTTGCAATTCCCGACTACGGAAAATTTTGACACCATTTTATGTTTTGATGTTTTAGAACACTTGCCAGATCCAATTCAACAATTGTTAGATTTTTATCATGTTCTATCATCGAACGGCAAGTTAATCGTCAATTGGTACTTTTCACAAGGACTAAACAATGAGTTTCCTTTTCATATAGAAGATCCACAAGTAGTAGAAAAGTTTTTTCGGACAATTCAACGGTATTATTTAGAAGTTTTTCACCCTTATTTAATTACAGCTCGTTGTTATAGGAAGTTGCTGGAGCCTACTGTTTAG
- a CDS encoding SWIM zinc finger family protein, protein MTKFSRTWWGDRFIKALENFTDDNRLKRGRSYASGGKVLNFDIDQNKITAQVQGSINPYFGVYTVPIYKIAIEIKPIAKTSWNEAIKKLSSKASTVSRLLLNEVPENIEDTFSRLGLHLLPHSSKDFTTKCSCPDYANPCKHIAGVYYLVASQLDNNPFLLFELRGLSQAELQTKLADSPLGKALAEELNAKEISLETSISFYTQLAKQSIDEKPTAREFWLGTKRLPQTIEVPTPSGVSAILIKKQGDFPAFWPKNNSFIETMEELYQRVKTKNQNLI, encoded by the coding sequence ATGACTAAATTTAGTCGAACTTGGTGGGGCGATCGCTTTATTAAAGCATTAGAAAACTTTACAGATGATAATCGACTCAAACGAGGGCGTTCTTATGCTAGTGGTGGTAAAGTTTTGAATTTTGATATTGACCAAAATAAAATTACTGCTCAAGTCCAAGGTTCAATTAATCCATATTTTGGTGTTTATACAGTACCAATTTACAAGATAGCTATTGAAATTAAACCTATCGCCAAAACAAGCTGGAATGAAGCTATTAAAAAGCTTTCTTCTAAAGCTAGCACTGTATCTCGATTACTGCTGAATGAAGTACCAGAAAACATTGAAGATACTTTTTCTCGATTAGGACTACATTTATTACCCCACAGTAGCAAAGACTTCACTACTAAATGTTCCTGTCCCGATTATGCCAATCCTTGCAAACATATCGCCGGAGTTTATTATCTCGTAGCTTCTCAACTAGACAATAACCCATTTTTATTATTTGAACTTCGAGGATTATCTCAAGCAGAACTGCAAACAAAACTTGCTGATTCCCCATTAGGTAAAGCACTTGCAGAAGAACTAAATGCTAAAGAAATCTCTTTAGAAACTTCCATATCTTTTTACACCCAATTAGCCAAACAATCTATTGACGAAAAGCCAACTGCAAGGGAATTTTGGTTAGGAACCAAGCGATTACCACAAACCATTGAAGTTCCCACCCCTAGCGGTGTATCAGCAATTCTAATTAAAAAGCAAGGAGATTTTCCCGCTTTCTGGCCAAAGAATAATTCGTTTATTGAAACAATGGAAGAATTATATCAGCGAGTCAAAACAAAAAACCAAAACTTAATATAA